Sequence from the Ascaphus truei isolate aAscTru1 chromosome 3, aAscTru1.hap1, whole genome shotgun sequence genome:
ACATGCCTTAACCACAGAGGAAATTTGTGTGTGGAACCAATTTGCATTCACGTAATCGCACTGGTCGCACTATTTTGTTTTCCACTcttattttctgatatatatgcTGTGAACACCTTGCGCTCCCGTCACCTGGAAGACAAGAAGAATAGCACAGACCTAGAAACGGTCTACAGAGGGTTTTTTCTGAGCTGCTTTAAATGTATCATCACATGAGATTTATGCACTTTTGGTGGTGTTCATTCATTTATTTTCACAATTGAGTGGTATTTACATGTTTTAACATTTGCTCAGTTTGAGTTCACAATTTATTTATGTGCACAAACATTTATTTGCACCGTTCATCACTTTAAGTGTGTGCTTTAGACATGTCATATTCTGCATTCACCCAGATATAAGGAGCGTCCGATAATACAGTTTTCTCCGATGTGTGTTGGCAAGCAGGATAGGGGCTCTAACTAAAATTCTAGCCGTTGAGCCTGCATGTTCATACAGGTGGGCCTCACTCACGAGATCTTGCTTTCATGCACTCTAGCTATAGACTTGACCTTTTCAGGGCAGACCGTAACAGTACAATTGTTCCTTCCAACTGAATTGGCTGGACCCTGAATAGCGCTGGTGCAGCCAACAGACCATAGGAAGGTGTTCTTTTGGGCGCCTGTTTGAAACCAACGGCTACAGCAAGCCGCCAGCCTTGATTCAGGGCCATACCTAACAACTATGGGCCCTCAGGCTGAAGGGTTAGTATTCTCCTTAACTGGTTCACGGTTCTACTATTACAGCAAAACAAAAAATCAGTACGACATCCACAATAGTTCCTAGTTTTTCAAAAAACGACAAGAGGATACGTGATAAGCAGTGCCTTGTCATGGGGAGACTCTGATTAGAGCAGCGAATATCATCCACAAAAGCCAGGCATCGCTGGCTCGAGCGTGTGGTGTGAGCCTGCAGACAAAGAGACCGTTGTGTTACAATCTGAGTACGCTGTAATTTAGGCCACCTTTATCACATTGATCTATTTTTTAGTCTTTTGCCCAAAACTCCATTTATACCTTTAGGACACCAAATTGGTTACACTGTGTACACCACTGGACTATTTTTGACTTGTGTTGCACTAATATTATCTTATTTATATGTTGACTACACACGTTAGTTTATTGATATTTACCTAATTGTTTTCCACACATCACACACAGTGTGAAAGAaatgtataattatatatttgtGTAACAATTAGCGCTTTTTGCATTTTGTTTGATAGTACAACCAAACCGATAATCTTCCCCCAATTTCCAACAGCTAAtctcaaaaaaatataaaatgtaatcgCTGTCAAGTCTTACTATGATGTGTCATATCTAGGTTGTGtgccttaaaaataaataaaaaaataaaaataaaactggaAGATTTAAATGGATAAGACTATAAACACAAGATTGTGTTGCCAAAAAGGATCTTCCCATCTCTGCACTGTATATTTACACTCATCCTAAGGAAGAGCTGAAAATTACCCGTTTAAAAAACAAACTTTCCTAATAATAAATACCATGAAACTGGCCAGGTGATAAAAGGATAAGAAAGTCTAGTTATATATTATTAGCCTCTTCATTGCTGAAGGTCTCCCCAGTTGAGGGGTCCTGCGCGTGCCATGGATTACATACCTGCAGGGATGCTCCCTCTGTTGCCAACATGCGGCGCTCTTTCAGCTGCCGATGCAGTAGGGCTTCCATCCCGTAGCGTTTCCTGTACCGCCGCAGTGCTTTCAGCCTCTTCAGACTCTCGTGCTCCTTGGAGGAGAGACCCTCTGGGCCAGTTAGAAGACTGCTCCCTAGAGAAGGAGACAGGATACTGTGACCAACAGGTTGGACGCAAACATGGCTACAGTCACTATTGTTTTTGTTTCTCTGGGTAGTTGAATATCAACCTCCCTTTTAAACTCATCTGtttttcattcccccccccccattatattTGGTTCCTCTAAGCATGCACCTATCTTTTGCATCCACTTAAATACATCTTTTCATTAACCACCAAAGCAAGGTGTGACAAAGTGCAAATCGTCGCTGGCACCAACGATAACCATGTATGTGCGACATTAGGGATATGGTGTGCAGAGTGCAATTTTTCCTTATGTTACCTTGTTGTGCGATCTCAACATTACAGTGACCACACACGTAAAGCTACATATGATTTTTATTTTCATGGTCACCTTTCAATGGTGTGATACATGAGGACCACAAGACCTCTTTATTGTCGGACTACCTTCTTGTACTGCTGCGTGGACTATTGTGACCATTTATAAAGGGACAATACCATCCAAAAAACTAATCTTATTACTCTAAGGTTTGAAATAATATTTACTGAATTCATTTTTTAAAGCACTCATTGGTGGAGCCTTGTAACAAGCATTTCCGTGCCTTCTACAGTGATTTTCAACTTCCCAGTTTTACATAACAAACTCCAGATAACAGTTTATAGGATTTTGATCATTACCGGATTGGCTCCCGAGTTGTAATAGGAAGGGGGCTTGTGTGATTAAAAACTTCTGTATTTCTCTAAAGGTTTGTTTTGTTTGAAACGGGATTTTTTACACCATTTGATTCCTAAAAAAAGTACCATCTTCACATGACTGTTTGCTAGACTTTAGAAACGATACATACCAATTGTTTCGTGCTCTGCTCTAAGGCTGTGTAAGTAGTTGCGTTTCTTTTCTTTTAGCAAGTGCTGCAATCGCTTGAACTGATCAATATAGAGAGACTGAAGTCGAATCAACTTCTCTCGCATGATCAGAGTCACCTCCTCTGCAGTGTATACTCCTGCGTGCCTGAAAATGGAAAGGAACGGTCAGAGATCGGCTACCTACCATGCAGCTATATAGATAATGCTCTAACACAGggctgcgcaaacttttccccgtgcgcacacctgcctgctctcctcggcaccTAGCGACcccctggcgtcaaatgatgcgcggattcatgtgacatcacatagcCATGGCGACGTCACCTAGCGGTGTCACTggacgccgggttaccaggacgacgcgtCGTTGGAAGTGAAGTGTATATTATAGAGGCCCCGCACGGtaccctggcatttcatttaaatgcctggggagcgCGCGCGGGACCTCTATCactgccgcgccccccagtttgcgcatccctacAAGTCTAACACACAAGCAGTACCCATCTACAGAAACTGGGATTTAGTTTTTTTGTATTGCTGACAAGGTAACCTGTGCTTTACATGACATTTACAAGCATGATGAACCCATGTATCTTATTTCGGTAACCAAGACAAGGAGAAAGTAATTTACTTACGTTCACAGAGTGCTTGCGCTGGTTATCAAAATAATATGTTCACCAATTGCACCATTTGCAATTATGCTACTATTCCTCCTACTTATGTGATCATAGAATATGGAATAATGTATTATTCTAAAAATGAATTTTACGCCCAATTGTAATCTCTGAACAAGTTACCAGAATGGACTCAAGTCAAACCGGTGATAAagcactacaaaaaaaaaaaattattttatttttgtaaagtgtgtatatataaacgcTAGTTATCAGGGTTGCTCAAAAGATATCTCCCACTTACTTCAAAGGATCCTCCTGGTCACTATCCAGGCTATCAGCCTCACTGTCATGGTCCCCCCTCCACGTCTGATCCACTGTCACTGTATCCTGGTCGCTATCACTCCAGCTGTCCTCATCTGGTAGaaagaaaacaaacacacaaagaaaagaaagaagccaGAATTCAGAGTTAATCCCATTATGCATTTAAATCAACCCGATATTGCACTGCCCTACCTATGAAGCACCAACTTCCATAACCTCACACGTGTTCCGTTTAAGACTTCAAAGTCTCTTCAGACTGAACTGTGCACCTATATCCATCAAGTTATCACAGCCTGCAATGAACCCAACTCTTTTCCATGAACAGATCAGCTGCACTTAAATACGTTAAAATcaagcatcattttttttttttttgtcaaacccACACACAATGCATGACCCAGCTGGCTTTTACTATGATTAGAGGTAGGCACCGAAACAGTACCATACCAAGTGCAATGTGTTGACTTGGCAAGTGACTTCATGGTGGAGCTAAATTAAGTTAGGCTAATGGATGCTAGCTCAAattatgtacagtaaatacaaataccccttgtgagcagattcacatgtatcagacaggtctgcaacctgctttcccccccattatctcttatcatacagaacttccactgcagccagggattctgggtaatgacatgcaaatgagcacacagtactaAAGTAGGAAGTGGTAAATTTTTCTTTTAAAGGATGAAGGCAAAACATGGATTATAATTCTATTTCCAAAGATGCAGATGAAAGAAATTATAACAGCCCATGATACAATAAACCATTGAACATGCacaaacatttataaaaaaacataTCACCTATAAGGCTTCAATGTGAACAAATTAGATATTGGGGTCTATGAATCATGCCAAAAGTGGAGCAATTTATAGGgccctagcccccccccccccccctcaaaaaaacAAAGTACAAGAtgcatcaataaaaaaaatatcctgATTTCAATGGAACTTTTTTTCTTGGATACATACAGTGCAGTTATTTTGTTCCACTATTGtcttgatacatacatacacagggctcgacaaatgcactcgcctaGTGTAATGCCAACGCGGCGTCTTTTGATGGTGCAAAGCCATCTTTACGGTAGCTGCAGCGGAGACAGACACGGAAATTGCTGGGGGAGGAatcaggagaatgccgggagacgccgccgccGGTAACTAGTGAGCAGGTAAAATGAGGGGGCgaggtttttttttggggggggggggggggggggggagagagacactttTTTGgtgcatatgttttttttttaatttgtcaagccctgtatactgtatacatatatcccaATATCTTTGTTCCCCATTTCCTCCTGGACAAAAACATATAGGAATAAGGGTGTGTATATTGTTATTTATCTAACACCAACAAGGAGGAGACCATCGTTACGGTgaaaatggggggtggggggaaaatcAGAATAATTGGTCCTGGTTTGCAGCCATGTCCTATGAAGATTTTTTCCCCACAGCTAGAGATATAAATGTATTTTGTACCACAACAGTGTCATATTCCACAGAAGGGGACACATTTCCATTCTTCTAACTGCAGCAAACCGCCTGAAGAAGAGTATGACagccccaaaaataaaatactgaGAGGAGTAATATGATGAACAGCTTTTACATACCAAGGATCCTGCTTGCTTCGCTTCGACTGCTCTCCTGTATCTGGGAGCCCAGCTCATTACGGGCATAGGAGCTTAGCTGGTACAATAGAGACTCAGTGGTCGGTCCTGGGTTTGACCTCTTCATCTGGGCCTGCAGTGCTAAAGCATTCCTGCGTGCATGCTCCGCACAGAAGGAAACCCTGACCGGAGAAATGAATAGAGAAGGCGCGAACCTCAGGCATATTCTTCTTCTATTTTGCAAGTAAAATAATGCATCACAAACAAAACATATGGGTGCACATCCACTTAGCAACATTAGGGTTTAATAATATTAACATTCGAGTTGCCGAATGGCTGAAAGAATAGCTCAGTATTCATGTCAAATGACCCTGAAGGTGAACTCTGTTCAAACCCCCGCGTCAGCTGCTTGTGACCTTGGATAAAAATCACCAAAATTAGATGGTAAACTCTGCAAAGGAAGGAACTCTGCCTGCAAACATTTTATGTAAAACACTGCCTATACTGTcagtgccactgtgtgtgtgtactttttAATTAACAAAAACAAGCTCTTCAAATATCAAGTGATGGAGTACACAGCTTTCAAAGTCTCACGGGTCTCTTTATGTGCATTAAGTTTAGGACAATGTGTAATTAACGCCAATGTTTCCAAAATCAAAAACACGCTTATTTCACAATAGCCAATGTGACAGATGCAACAAGAAAAgtagggatgaggggggggggggggggggggtttagtatATTGAAGGAAATACTATTTGATCTGTTgatctgtatatgtatattataccCCTGTTCTTAAAATCCCAAAGCTATTGAAGGAAATACTATTTGATCTGTTgatctgtatatgtatattataccCCTGTTCTTAAAAATCCCAAAGCTCAAGCTGCTAACAATGGTGATTATTCGCAGGAGGTGCGATTTGGGATGGGTTATCAGGACATTTCTGTAGAACTGAACAATGGTCGGCATCCTTAACCCTTTTCCCGTCAAGCGAAAGTAACACTGCCCTGCGGTCACCcctggcagtgagggggttaaaAGACATGCACAAAAATCAGTTTACACCAACGTTTCCCTGAAACCCCCTACGGCAAATTTTCGGAATATAATGCAAGGGGAAACGTTAATCAATGACGCCCAGGGAAAGACTCTGCATTGTCCAAGTTAGACTGGGAGATTAAAAGCAGCTGTCCCCCCCAGGAGTCTACACGAGTTTAACGCAAGGTTAGTATATTGGCCCCTGAGCATGTCCAGCGCTTTatcattattttttaaacatcgTTTTCTTAATCTCTTGGTAAGATTTAAACTGCACTGGGCGCTAGGAAAACCATTTTAACCTCCCCGAAACATTTTAACTTCTCATATCTCCTGAAAGAAATATTgggggtgttaaaaaaaaaaaaaaaaaacaccccctttACCAATAAGATTttacataatttaaaaaataaaataaataacctccacacaccccccaaaaaaacattgaTCAATGCAGACTGAGTGCTTTAAATGCATCGGAGGCAGCAATCCCACCCATTTTGTGGATattctcacccctccctccagaATTTGAAGGCTCTCCCAGAAGCAAACCGCATTACATTTCCAGTGTTGTTGCCAGGGCTCTTTCTGGACATTTAAAGATAGGAAGAAACTCAACTAAACTGGTAAGTAATAAAGTAATAGTGGGACAGCGCAGTCCAACTCTGGAGGACCCCTTGGTtaaaatttttaaataaaaaaaacacacaattgttGCTTTAAGATCTGCTTTGTAAAATGGTGCAATCCAAGCTACCGATTTTTCTTTTtacataagattgaagcagggggggggggggggggggaagctccaGAACTGGACCCCTGCATCCAGAGATGCTTACCCCCATAGTAGGTACCAgcatctctctgctttttaaagctcttgCATCTCCCATGGGCTAATAGGAAGACGCACCGGACGACATTACAGCAGAttgcaggagctttgaaaagcggtcattacgtgatccctgctagccgaccAGAGCAGCTAATggcacctactacagaggtatctctggaaccagggagtcatcggacctgaaattaatagcGTGGAGCGCTGGAGACATCCCGCttcaaaataaacacacacagacacacgttaaactgttcatgcaatgtcttgatACATAATGTAAAagtcaatatattacttcctggtaaaccatATTATAACCCAAGTATAtgaaataaatgctgcacacctaagAGTATAATCAATTACCGGTGCTACTGTGCTAGAACGATAGCCTGTAATCAATCCAATGCAAGTAGTAGCTGAAGGAACACAGTGCACAAACAGATTTGAAATAAccaactcatttattgagccaaacacaacgtttcgaccttaatgtgccactatgtcacttgataaagaccatcaaGGTCGAAAAAATTGTGtttaactcatttattgagccaattaTTTCAAACCAtattataaatacatacataccgttgcaaaaaaataaaaacaaaattgctGGCTTGGATTGCCCCTATAAAAAGCACAAGGGTTCCCGTCACTCACCCGTCCTTTTTCTCGGGTTTAGGAGCCGCATTGGGACAGCGCCTACTGTTCTTGGTGGATACGTAGCTGCACTGCTTGAAAGGAGCGTTTTTGTCTTCCAGGATGTGCTTAATGCAGAACTCGTAGCCATCCATGCGGGCCTGGGAGCATGGCCGGTGAGTGAAGGAGCAGGACAGCGCCTCGTGGGGCCTAGGAACAGGAGTCAAGCGGCCCCTACTCGTGGGCAAAACATGGATTCGAATTCTGTTCATCTCCAAAGCTGCCGATGAAACAGATCAGACCCCGATAGATTAaacatgtgcatgcatgtgtatcGCTTCATCAATTCGCGCAATGTCCAACTGTGTTCATATTCTTCCTAAATATGCGTGTAACACATGAAGTTAGTTGAAGTCACAAACAGTTGCAGGCCTCCCCAGTCACCTTGGGGATCTGTTTTCGAACATGCTGAAAGTGCTACATATAAAACGCATGGATTTACACCGTTTAtgcaaacataacacacaatgcaGTTACATGCATGTCTATTCTATTTATATAGCTCCCCAGTGTGCTCAGaactttaataaattatattttcctGTATTATCTCTTGTAAAGTGTAACAAAATcatacaataggaaaggaaatccctgccctagaGTGTTTAAGagccattaaaaaaacaaaaacacaagcaATGCAATCGCTACTTCAGTTCACAAAGCTGCATGGTATTTTGCATAAAGCATTGTAACACCTAACCGCTCGTGCAGGGCCCCTGGCACAGTCCAAGAATATCCCCCACACCCTCttcattaaagcaaagtgcaatCAGAGCAGTGAATTAAATATACGATGGCATGCAGAAAACTCCGAAATTCATCAACTTTGTATAAACAGTACATGTAAACAACTCCAGTAAgtagctatatacacacacaaatacagcgCAATCCAGACTAAATCAACCTGAAAGGTCCAATTGTAGATCAGAAGATgtaggat
This genomic interval carries:
- the KANSL2 gene encoding KAT8 regulatory NSL complex subunit 2, which translates into the protein MNRIRIHVLPTSRGRLTPVPRPHEALSCSFTHRPCSQARMDGYEFCIKHILEDKNAPFKQCSYVSTKNSRRCPNAAPKPEKKDGVSFCAEHARRNALALQAQMKRSNPGPTTESLLYQLSSYARNELGSQIQESSRSEASRILDEDSWSDSDQDTVTVDQTWRGDHDSEADSLDSDQEDPLKHAGVYTAEEVTLIMREKLIRLQSLYIDQFKRLQHLLKEKKRNYLHSLRAEHETIGSSLLTGPEGLSSKEHESLKRLKALRRYRKRYGMEALLHRQLKERRMLATEGASLQAHTTRSSQRCLAFVDDIRCSNQSLPMTRHCLSHMCQDSNQVLFKLCVGSEEVPCNKPLPVSLSEEPCCPLHYQLPSPMYKAEPVLPTPEHMDVAPVELYLSTAELQPTENLPFEFSDDLDVVGDGMQCPPSPLLFDPSANLPLNDISRTPIDILAADETHRAALSHTLLTAESLLGSAGQSQIQTAGSPAPQLMDHISDNSLAQVMSTTNGNSDSTSFS